Part of the Virgibacillus natechei genome is shown below.
GCTACCACAATAAAAACATTTTTGTTTTTAAGATTTTTCACATAACCATTTAACCTTCTGTCAACCGCTCTATCATAAACCCATTTCCTAAAACCGACTCGCTGTACTTTTCCTGAAACTGTCATTTTTTTAATTACCGAATTTTCACTTGGCATCGGTGGTACAACAACTTCTTCTACAACTCCACTTTTAAGAAATTTTACAATGCTTTCATAATTAAAGTAAAATTTGCTAATTTCATTTTTAGTATTATCACAAATAGACTCAGGGAAATAATAATCAACTATTGCCTTTGAAATATTTCTTGCTTTCCCCACTACAGGAAATAAGCTACCGCCAATATTTGGTCTAGAGTTAAGTTCGAGCACATAATTGGTTCCCTTTTCTCTGTCAATCATTATATCCACACCACAAACCGGTAACTCTGGTAGAGCCTTTACTGCTTTAACAGCAACACACTTGTCTTCCGGTGTTAATTCGTCAGTTACTTCCACTGTGTCTGCTCCAGCAGAAGCAATAGTACTTTC
Proteins encoded:
- a CDS encoding acylphosphatase; this translates as MLETILNKGERVFLNESTIASAGADTVEVTDELTPEDKCVAVKAVKALPELPVCGVDIMIDREKGTNYVLELNSRPNIGGSLFPVVGKARNISKAIVDYYFPESICDNTKNEISKFYFNYESIVKFLKSGVVEEVVVPPMPSENSVIKKMTVSGKVQRVGFRKWVYDRAVDRRLNGYVKNLKNKNVFIVVAGDKERVQQFIDTIKEDTPKKMNVKTVDEEEWNKPVKMGFEIRNTSSHIKKVRKKLNAEKEKNKELVHQKKQTKKKLDSIEQSKSWRYTLPLRNVVKTFKRD